The genomic segment TGCTCAGCGCCTTTCTCTTCTATCGGGGTTGGTTTCCCTCCGGCTCCCTCGCCCTTCTCGCGGCGATCGTCCTGGATTGCAGCGACGGGATGCTGGCCCGGATCACGGGCACCTCCAGCCCCGTGGGCCGCGTCTTGGACGGCTCCTTCGACACGGTATGGATCGTTCTCATCTGGGTCGCCCTCTACGTCAGCGGCCCCTATACCCCCTCCTCCGACTTCACCCTGCCCTTCATGGCGATCGCCGGGGCGAGCATGCCCCTCCATTGTTGGAGCTACGATGGGGTCAAAACGTCCTATGTCTCCCTCTGCGAGCCGGGTTTTTCCGAAAAGCACCTTTCGGCGGACGAGGCGGGCCGGCGCGCGAGGGAGAGCCTCCGGTCCCGGAAGTATTTCGATGCCCTTTTGTACACGATCATGGCGTATCACCACGCCGTCTTCGTCCGCCCGCCCCGCGAATCCCTGCAACTCGACGCGAAGACCCGCGCCTCCGCCCGCGAAATCTTGGCGCGGTCCATGAGGCTCTGGAGCTTCTTGGGCGAAGGGACGCACCTGGCGCTTTTCTTCGCGGCCG from the bacterium genome contains:
- a CDS encoding CDP-alcohol phosphatidyltransferase family protein, producing the protein MSVQGSKPKAVEELVDFYFHRRLAMPVVQAAARMGLTPNQVTWLSLFAGLLSAFLFYRGWFPSGSLALLAAIVLDCSDGMLARITGTSSPVGRVLDGSFDTVWIVLIWVALYVSGPYTPSSDFTLPFMAIAGASMPLHCWSYDGVKTSYVSLCEPGFSEKHLSADEAGRRARESLRSRKYFDALLYTIMAYHHAVFVRPPRESLQLDAKTRASAREILARSMRLWSFLGEGTHLALFFAAGLITPFFPDAMLAACGVILVPMNLLWLAAALLWFRDKKRVLEAAG